Proteins found in one Williamwhitmania sp. genomic segment:
- a CDS encoding IS1595 family transposase, protein PSGRKGESFPDLHRVIMGFKGWLRGMHHHAELLQSYIDEYTYRFNRSLMGKGLFDNLLDRMLTIQPHSYKMLIT, encoded by the coding sequence CCCTCTGGCAGGAAAGGGGAGAGCTTCCCCGACCTGCATAGGGTTATCATGGGGTTCAAGGGCTGGCTAAGGGGGATGCACCACCATGCAGAACTTTTACAATCCTATATCGATGAGTATACCTACCGATTTAACCGTAGCCTTATGGGGAAAGGTCTATTTGACAACCTTTTAGACAGAATGCTGACCATACAACCGCATTCCTATAAAATGCTTATTACTTAA